In a genomic window of Carassius carassius chromosome 43, fCarCar2.1, whole genome shotgun sequence:
- the LOC132125325 gene encoding transcription factor Maf-like, whose translation MASELAMSSSDLPTGPLAMEYVNDFDLMKFEVKKEPVEPDRSISQCNRLIAGGSLSSTPMSTPCSSVPPSPSFSAPSPGSGSEQKAHLEDFYWMTGYQQQLNPEALGFSPEDAVEALINSSHQLQSFDGYARGQQFSSAAGAGGAMAGEEMGSAAAVVSAVIAAAAAQNGTPHHHHHHHHHPGGHHPTPGMQSNGNPASHQHMHLDDRFSDEQLVTMSVRELNRQLRGVSKEEVIRLKQKRRTLKNRGYAQSCRYKRVQQRHVLEGEKTQLLQQVDHLKQEISRLARERDAYKEKYEKLISSGFRENGSSSDNNPSSPEFFMTSRKFLHL comes from the exons ATGGCATCAGAACTGGCAATGAGCAGCTCCGACCTGCCCACCGGTCCCCTGGCCATGGAATATGTTAATGACTTcgatctgatgaagtttgaagtgAAAAAGGAGCCGGTGGAGCCCGATCGCAGCATCAGCCAGTGCAACCGCCTGATCGCCGGGGGATCCCTGTCTTCCACCCCGATGAGCACGCCTTGCAGCTCGGTTCCCCCTTCCCCAAGCTTCTCGGCGCCCAGTCCGGGCTCCGGGAGCGAGCAGAAGGCGCACCTGGAGGATTTCTACTGGATGACCGGCTACCAACAGCAGCTCAATCCGGAGGCTTTGGGCTTCAGCCCCGAGGACGCGGTGGAGGCGCTGATCAACAGCAGTCACCAGCTCCAGAGCTTCGACGGCTATGCTAGAGGGCAGCAGTTTAGCAGCGCAGCCGGGGCGGGAGGCGCCATGGCCGGCGAGGAGATGGGATCCGCCGCCGCGGTGGTCTCCGCGGTCATCGCGGCCGCCGCAGCCCAGAACGGGacaccccaccaccaccaccatcaccaccaccacccGGGCGGGCACCATCCGACGCCCGGGATGCAGTCCAACGGCAACCCCGCCAGCCACCAGCACATGCACCTGGACGACCGCTTCTCGGACGAGCAGCTGGTGACCATGTCCGTGCGCGAGCTCAACCGGCAGCTGCGGGGGGTCAGCAAAGAGGAGGTGATCCGGCTCAAACAGAAGAGGAGAACCCTCAAAAACAGAGGCTATGCCCAGTCGTGTCGCTACAAGCGGGTGCAGCAGAGGCACGTCCTGGAGGGCGAGAAGACCCAGCTGCTGCAGCAGGTGGACCACCTCAAGCAGGAGATCTCCAGACTGGCGCGCGAGAGGGACGCGTACAAGGAGAAGTACGAGAAGCTCATCAGCAGCGGCTTCAGAGAAAACGGCTCGAGCAGCGACAACAACCCGTCGTCCCCGGAGTTTTTCAT GACATCACGAAAGTTTCTACACCTGTGa